In the Rhizobium sp. SSA_523 genome, TCGTTGCGGGCATTGCCCTGATGGCCGGTCTGCGAGGAGCGGCCCTTACTCCGCTGCCTCCGTATCATGGTCATCCTCGTCCGCCGCGGCCCTGGCCGATCGCCGGGCATCGTCGGCGCCGACCTGATCGGCCAGGAAGCCGCCCGACTGGCGGTTCCACAGATCGGCATAGATGCCCCCCTGCGCCACCAGCTCGGCATGGCTGCCCTGCTCGACGATCCGGCCCTTGTCCAGCACGATCAGCCGGTCCATCTGCGTCAGCGTCGAGAGGCGGTGGGCGATCGCGATCACCGTCTTGTCCTCGATCAGCTTGAACAGGCTTTCCTGGATCGCCGCCTCGACTTCCGAATCGAGCGCCGAGGTCGCCTCGTCGAGGATCAGGATCGGCGCATCCTTGAGGAAGACGCGCGCGATCGCGATCCGCTGGCGCTGGCCGCCGGACAGCTTGACGCCGCGCTCGCCGACATGCGCGTCGAGTCCCGTCCTGCCCTGCTGGTCGGCAAGGCCCTGGATAAAGTCCCAGGCATTGGCCCGCTTGGCCGCCTCGATCACCTCGGCATCGCTCGCCTCCGGCCGCCCATAGGCAATATTGTCGCGGATCGACCGGTGCAGCAAGGACGTGTCCTGCGTCACGACGCCGACAAGCGCGCGCAGACTGTCCTGCGAGACCTTGAAAATGTCCTGGCCGTCAATCAGGATGCGCCCCGATTCGACATCGTAGAAGCGCAGGAGCAGGTTCATCAGCGTCGTCTTGCCGGCACCGGACCGGCCCACCAGTCCGACCTTCTCCCCGGCTTTGATGGTCAGCGAGAAATTGTCGATGACGCCCGCCTGCTTGCCATAATGGAAGCGGACGCTGTCATAGACGATTTCGCCCTTCGGCGCCGCGAGCCGTGTCGACCCCGGTCTGTCGACGATGTCGTGCGCCTTGGTCATCATGCCCATGCCGTCATAGACGGTGCCGATGCCTTCAAAGAGCGCTGCGACTTCCCACATGATCCAGTTGGACATGCCGTTGACGCGCATGGAAAGGCCGATCGCAACGGCCAGGGCGCCGACGCTGACGGAGCCGCCGAGCCAGAACCAGATGCCCAGCGAGGCGACGGCGAACTGCACCAGAACATTGTTCACGTCGACGGCGATGTTCAGGAGCGAGATCTGCCGCATCTGGCCATGCACCGTTCCCAGAAACTCGTCCATGCCCTCCTTGGCATAGGTCTCCTCGCGGCCGGCATGGGAAAACAGCTTCACCGTTGCAATATTCGTGTAGCTGTCGACGATCCGGCCGGTCATCATCGAGCGGGCATCGGCCTGGGCGCGGGAGGAGGCCCGCAGCCTTGGGATGAAATGCCTGAGGATGAGAATATAGACGATCAGCCAGGCGAGCAGCGGAATGCCGAGACGCCAGTCGACTGCGGCGACAAGCGCCAGCATGGAGACGAAGAAGCTGATGGCATAGACGAAGACATCGATGATCTTCATCGCCACGTCACGCACGGCGAGCGCCGTCTGCATCACCTTGGTGGAGACGCGGCCGGCAAATTCATTGGCGAAGAAGGTCATG is a window encoding:
- a CDS encoding ABC transporter ATP-binding protein encodes the protein MFAWFESRVNPYPAGEPELPPKGLFAFCWYYTKPVWPWLVVLGLCSMGIAVIEVFLYQFLGNIVDWLSNADRATFLEREGWHLAAMAVLLLVGLPLIGFFHTLTMHQVLAGSFPMIARWQMHRFLLRHSMTFFANEFAGRVSTKVMQTALAVRDVAMKIIDVFVYAISFFVSMLALVAAVDWRLGIPLLAWLIVYILILRHFIPRLRASSRAQADARSMMTGRIVDSYTNIATVKLFSHAGREETYAKEGMDEFLGTVHGQMRQISLLNIAVDVNNVLVQFAVASLGIWFWLGGSVSVGALAVAIGLSMRVNGMSNWIMWEVAALFEGIGTVYDGMGMMTKAHDIVDRPGSTRLAAPKGEIVYDSVRFHYGKQAGVIDNFSLTIKAGEKVGLVGRSGAGKTTLMNLLLRFYDVESGRILIDGQDIFKVSQDSLRALVGVVTQDTSLLHRSIRDNIAYGRPEASDAEVIEAAKRANAWDFIQGLADQQGRTGLDAHVGERGVKLSGGQRQRIAIARVFLKDAPILILDEATSALDSEVEAAIQESLFKLIEDKTVIAIAHRLSTLTQMDRLIVLDKGRIVEQGSHAELVAQGGIYADLWNRQSGGFLADQVGADDARRSARAAADEDDHDTEAAE